In Xyrauchen texanus isolate HMW12.3.18 chromosome 27, RBS_HiC_50CHRs, whole genome shotgun sequence, one genomic interval encodes:
- the ppp1r3c2b gene encoding protein phosphatase 1 regulatory subunit 3C-B-like, with the protein MTCANVMSRLGSPAMPVSVLSVDLAIGFRCRISPTFNHLLRVSSPKPLRPCITRHPALEYSHSPSTALLSTTKTSRRSKRVAFADSKGLSLITVRLFSEKEETIPCEPLKIPRMKKLNRDKETPRLRLGFDQPCVDFQAFRSRMQENMVLLESCKVTNRSVMGTVRVRNISFEKTVHIRITFDTWRSYLDVPCTFLDQCYGEPGTDVFEFNIAVPEQINPRGRVEFCVSYLAGGFSDAVWDNNYAKNYCILVCDA; encoded by the exons ATGACTTGTGCAAA TGTGATGTCGAGATTGGGCAGCCCTGCTATGCCCGTCTCTGTGTTGTCTGTGGATTTGGCCATAGGCTTCAGGTGCAGAATCTCCCCTACCTTCAACCACCTGCTAAGGGTGTCCTCTCCCAAACCTCTGCGGCCCTGTATCACCCGTCACCCAGCATTAGAGTACAGCCATTCTCCATCAACAGCCCTTCTATCAACAACCAAGACCAGCCGCAGGAGTAAACGCGTCGCGTTTGCCGACTCCAAAGGGCTTTCTCTCATCACAGTCCGTCTGTTCTCCGAGAAAGAAGAGACAATCCCATGCGAACCCTTGAAAATCCCACGGATGAAGAAGCTAAACCGTGATAAAGAGACGCCGAGGTTGCGTCTGGGGTTTGACCAGCCTTGCGTCGATTTCCAGGCGTTCAGAAGTCGCATGCAAGAAAACATGGTGCTTTTAGAGAGCTGTAAGGTCACCAACCGCTCCGTCATGGGCACCGTGCGCGTCAGGAATATCTCCTTTGAGAAAACTGTTCATATTCGAATTACTTTCGACACTTGGCGCAGTTACCTGGACGTGCCGTGTACTTTCCTGGATCAGTGTTATGGTGAGCCTGGAACAGATGTGTTCGAGTTTAACATCGCCGTTCCTGAACAAATAAACCCCCGAGGACGGGTTGAATTCTGCGTGTCATACTTGGCCGGTGGATTTAGTGATGCTGTGTGGGACAATAATTATGCCAAAAACTATTGTATTCTTGTTTGTGACGCATAA